In Octopus bimaculoides isolate UCB-OBI-ISO-001 chromosome 5, ASM119413v2, whole genome shotgun sequence, a genomic segment contains:
- the LOC106876213 gene encoding uncharacterized protein LOC106876213 translates to MPLSTEEWALLLVYCGRRAARVRIGRVPLEIDMEWLVSAVIYKCKDKVDIIKVERSREIEWWGFGVEILVHITLPDLHNIAEELVLPDDTRLRIEVEGRQPVCYKCRSRGHMQAVCPRREIIVEEDKIEETEVCEEEMVLTEQEEEEEKQEETEGHGEKKRMRTESPPKSPKTKKREKNKKMMEDGNDSEEQNVTKKDGNYSEEQNVTKKDGNYSEEQNVTKIETQDTKQEKQLTRQERWLDWWTVLMEQQEKAKAEGRIIGKVDF, encoded by the coding sequence ATGCCTCTGAGTACGGAAGAATGGGCGCTTTTACTAGTGTATTGTGGTAGAAGGGCGGCAAGAGTGAGGATTGGTAGAGTACCGTTGGAGATAGATATGGAATGGTTGGTGTCAgcggtaatatataaatgcaaagacaAGGTGGATATCATTAAAGTGGAGAGGTCGAGAGAAATCGAATGGTGGGGTTTTGGGGTAGAAATTCTAGTCCACATTACCCTACCGGACCTGCACAACATTGCTGAGGAATTAGTGCTTCCCGATGACACGCGTTTACGGATCGAGGTGGAGGGAAGGCAACCAGTATGCTACAAATGCAGAAGTAGAGGTCACATGCAAGCGGTGTGTCCTCGCAGAGAAATAATCGTAGAAGAAGACAAAATAGAAGAAACAGAGGTCTGTGAGGAGGAAATGGTACTGACCgaacaggaagaggaagaagaaaagcagGAAGAGACTGAGGGGCATGGAGAAAAAAAGCGTATGCGGACTGAATCGCCGCCAAAGTccccaaaaacaaagaaaagggaaaagaataaaaagatgatGGAAGATGGAAATGATAGCGAGGAACAGAACGTAACTAAGAAAGATGGAAATTATAGCGAGGAACAGAACGTAACTAAGAAAGATGGAAATTATAGTGAGGAACAGAACGTAACTAAGATTGAAACCCAAGATACAAAGCAGGAAAAACAGTTGACAAGACAGGAGAGGTGGCTAGACTGGTGGACTGTGTTGATGGAACAGCAGGAAAAAGCGAAGGCAGAAGGAAGGATAATCGGAAAggtagatttttaa